In Streptomyces capitiformicae, one genomic interval encodes:
- a CDS encoding bifunctional DNA primase/polymerase, with the protein MTQARVSGEGPLAPAIRTGRVLPDTNAAPKALRVALALAAAGVPVLPLRAGKVPFGNCRTCTGTPPRCGGRPNMKTPGPCRCPAPCHAWAAATTDPHVLTSPPWAPVWREAVTVAYHPGGAGLTVVDLDDEVAVAWARETLPATRVVQTTRGEHWLYRGAMPSANAVRPGVDVKSLMQYARWLGPGTGRMAVLPAAVRALLVKEDTTPAPGEVASSLPARATWSRQVATGCRHTESYVRTGLERGLALVRARTESGAGSQAFGVARFLAAQHTACPGPCGLDAIGEEITAAAVSVGVPEPYARRAVTNGLQTTKGRAA; encoded by the coding sequence ATGACCCAAGCGCGCGTCTCCGGCGAGGGCCCCTTGGCCCCTGCCATCCGAACGGGGCGAGTCCTGCCCGACACGAACGCGGCTCCCAAAGCTCTGCGGGTCGCCCTCGCCCTCGCTGCGGCCGGCGTCCCGGTCCTGCCCCTGCGGGCGGGCAAGGTCCCGTTCGGCAATTGCCGCACTTGCACGGGCACCCCGCCCCGGTGCGGCGGCCGGCCGAACATGAAGACGCCGGGGCCCTGCCGGTGCCCGGCGCCGTGCCACGCGTGGGCCGCCGCGACCACCGACCCACACGTCCTCACCTCGCCCCCGTGGGCGCCGGTATGGCGTGAGGCTGTGACGGTCGCCTACCACCCCGGCGGAGCCGGACTCACCGTCGTCGACCTGGACGACGAGGTGGCCGTCGCCTGGGCCCGCGAGACCCTGCCCGCAACCCGCGTCGTGCAGACGACGCGCGGTGAACACTGGCTCTACCGGGGCGCCATGCCGTCCGCGAACGCGGTCCGGCCCGGTGTCGACGTCAAGTCGCTAATGCAGTACGCCCGTTGGCTCGGACCCGGCACCGGCCGTATGGCCGTCCTACCGGCGGCCGTGCGCGCCCTGCTGGTGAAGGAAGACACCACCCCCGCTCCGGGGGAGGTGGCATCTTCCCTTCCCGCCCGCGCCACGTGGTCGCGGCAGGTGGCCACCGGATGCCGCCACACCGAGAGCTACGTCCGCACCGGCCTGGAACGCGGCCTCGCCCTCGTACGCGCCCGCACCGAATCCGGCGCCGGATCACAGGCGTTCGGCGTGGCCCGGTTCCTCGCCGCGCAGCACACGGCCTGCCCCGGCCCGTGCGGACTGGACGCCATCGGCGAGGAGATCACGGCCGCCGCCGTCTCCGTCGGCGTTCCCGAGCCCTACGCCCGCCGCGCGGTCACCAACGGCCTCCAGACGACCAAGGGGCGCGCGGCATGA
- a CDS encoding STAS domain-containing protein, with protein sequence MYIRGDHAELVVGGRLDVRSAADARTVLHSAVDDGAGDLVLDLSELDSWDATGLGVIMGAHRRAGRCGRRLVLRRVPPQMQRLLVATRLHRILAIEGGIGLESLPRV encoded by the coding sequence ATGTACATCAGGGGCGACCACGCCGAGCTGGTCGTCGGGGGCCGCCTCGACGTACGCAGCGCGGCGGACGCCCGTACGGTCCTGCACTCGGCCGTCGACGACGGAGCCGGCGACCTGGTGCTCGACCTGTCAGAGCTGGACTCCTGGGACGCCACCGGACTCGGCGTGATCATGGGAGCCCACCGGCGGGCGGGACGGTGCGGACGGCGGCTGGTGCTGCGACGTGTACCACCGCAGATGCAGCGGCTGCTCGTGGCCACACGACTGCACCGCATCCTGGCGATCGAGGGCGGCATCGGGCTGGAGTCGCTGCCTCGCGTGTGA
- a CDS encoding FtsK/SpoIIIE domain-containing protein, producing the protein MSENVVHLHKTTNPPATVDETAPTVLTVVPEPAPARPVPLWVRSGRAVKRVATDERTKNTGRVVVRHGAYIAGGARIVARRTWDGRTGARYERMIRTAEAAGNLEAAEEWEERLQRFRAARHHRRMDLLHSPVEAAKGAAVGVGMGIGVLVGLGVVMAISNGDVKDVITPLSATIDFIALLIRIVQIVWGPLISIGPFLALLALWTVGRHQQAAPAWALPANVRSSEGEPITPSIVVKALRDLGITPLKNAIKEMGDAGASMLSPITIAGCGVEVDVTLPSGVATDEVQKRRRKLAENLTRHEHEVFITIPAAARTVRLWIADSGALDEPIGPSPLVTDETMTANYKTGRAPWGQDLRGDAAELSVYQRHLLVTGRSNQGKTASLRALALWLALDRSVQFWLGDLKGVGDWAMFEGIADVLIQGPTDDHVVQVTEMVEAAVDEMNRRTEERLTDPSAVFPPLIVLVDEAQVAFMCPAVDDQKRPYGGSKATSRYFMAVRKIHNQGRAVDVLMWQGTQDPTDQNLPKLVREGAHTRASLVLGTESQSRMALGDKAVDDGAAPHLLRQGLDKGTLVVASDGIEMPKGQSSITVRTHFIDDDPAAEIAERAKALRDGVTTLHAVDRGAERDPLADILDVIGTGERAYTQDILKRLSILDEDAYGGWSFTDLKRVLEADGVEPYKSHGRMVVRRDDVARALADRGTDGSASAS; encoded by the coding sequence ATGTCTGAGAACGTCGTTCACCTCCACAAGACCACCAACCCCCCGGCGACCGTCGACGAGACGGCGCCGACGGTGCTGACCGTCGTCCCCGAGCCCGCCCCGGCGCGGCCGGTGCCGTTGTGGGTGCGCTCCGGCCGCGCGGTGAAGCGGGTGGCCACCGATGAGCGCACCAAGAACACCGGGCGCGTGGTCGTCCGCCACGGCGCCTACATCGCCGGCGGGGCGCGGATCGTGGCCCGCCGCACGTGGGACGGCCGTACCGGGGCACGCTACGAGCGCATGATCCGCACCGCCGAAGCCGCGGGGAACCTGGAAGCGGCCGAGGAGTGGGAGGAGCGGTTGCAGCGCTTCCGCGCCGCCCGCCACCACCGCCGCATGGACCTGCTGCACTCCCCGGTGGAGGCCGCCAAGGGTGCGGCCGTCGGCGTGGGCATGGGCATCGGTGTTCTGGTGGGTCTCGGGGTCGTGATGGCCATCAGTAACGGCGACGTCAAGGACGTCATCACTCCGCTGTCGGCCACCATCGACTTCATCGCCCTGCTCATCCGGATCGTTCAGATCGTGTGGGGCCCGCTCATCTCCATCGGCCCCTTCCTCGCCCTGCTCGCGCTGTGGACGGTCGGCCGCCACCAGCAGGCCGCACCCGCGTGGGCGCTTCCCGCGAACGTCCGCTCCAGCGAGGGCGAGCCGATCACCCCGTCCATCGTGGTCAAGGCCCTGCGCGACCTCGGCATCACTCCGCTGAAGAACGCCATCAAGGAGATGGGCGACGCCGGCGCCTCCATGCTGTCGCCGATCACCATCGCCGGATGCGGCGTGGAAGTCGACGTCACCCTTCCCTCCGGGGTGGCCACGGACGAGGTGCAGAAGCGGCGCCGCAAGCTTGCCGAGAACCTCACCCGGCACGAGCATGAAGTCTTCATCACCATCCCCGCCGCCGCCCGCACGGTGCGGCTGTGGATCGCGGACTCGGGGGCGCTGGACGAGCCGATCGGCCCGTCTCCGCTGGTCACCGACGAGACGATGACCGCGAACTACAAGACCGGCCGCGCCCCGTGGGGGCAGGACCTGCGCGGGGACGCTGCTGAGCTGAGCGTGTACCAGCGGCACCTGCTCGTCACCGGGCGGTCGAACCAGGGCAAGACCGCCTCGCTGCGCGCGCTCGCGCTGTGGCTGGCGCTGGACCGGTCGGTGCAGTTCTGGCTGGGCGACCTCAAGGGCGTGGGTGACTGGGCCATGTTCGAGGGGATCGCCGACGTCCTGATCCAGGGCCCGACGGACGACCATGTCGTCCAGGTCACCGAGATGGTTGAGGCGGCCGTGGACGAGATGAACCGTCGCACCGAGGAGCGGCTCACCGACCCCAGCGCGGTGTTCCCGCCGCTGATCGTGCTGGTGGACGAGGCACAGGTGGCGTTCATGTGCCCGGCCGTCGACGACCAGAAGCGGCCCTACGGCGGCTCCAAGGCCACCAGCCGGTACTTCATGGCCGTCCGCAAGATTCACAACCAGGGGCGGGCGGTCGACGTCCTGATGTGGCAGGGCACCCAGGACCCCACCGACCAGAACCTTCCCAAGCTCGTGCGCGAGGGCGCCCACACTCGCGCGTCCCTCGTGCTGGGCACCGAGTCGCAGTCGCGCATGGCGCTGGGGGACAAGGCCGTCGACGACGGCGCCGCCCCGCACCTGCTGCGGCAGGGTCTGGACAAGGGCACCCTGGTCGTCGCCTCCGACGGCATCGAGATGCCCAAGGGCCAGTCGTCCATCACGGTGCGCACGCACTTCATCGACGACGACCCCGCCGCCGAGATCGCCGAGCGTGCCAAGGCCCTGCGCGACGGCGTCACCACCCTGCACGCCGTCGACCGTGGCGCGGAGCGTGACCCGCTCGCCGACATTCTCGACGTGATCGGCACCGGCGAGCGTGCCTACACCCAGGACATCCTCAAGCGACTCTCCATCCTCGACGAGGACGCCTACGGCGGCTGGTCGTTCACCGACCTCAAGCGCGTGCTGGAGGCCGACGGGGTGGAGCCGTACAAGTCCCACGGCCGCATGGTCGTCCGCCGAGACGACGTCGCCCGCGCCCTCGCCGATCGCGGCACCGACGGTTCCGCTTCCGCGTCCTGA
- a CDS encoding ATP-binding protein produces the protein MDPNNRGPEDHVHDDGQAQSKRPPRDSLTQDFDRHTPALARTVQLVSGDFLLTVNPVDGSEIENCPPGELPGRPQKHAPAERAEIDRAARPPVPPGPTLPRLPLLQRDDERERLVRLLARGRSVRLTGAPGSGRTMLLDAVAEDCADLAPDGVVRLSGYRRTVADLLYDLFTAVYSTPLFRPGQQQILDVVRDIGAVVVLDDLEFGGAALDELLDATPECAFLIGATPDVPLPSDDAPLEEIVLGGFDRAGSLAVLERAVGRALTEEEVNWAGDLLFESEGLPLRFTQAGALLRQRDRLRAGADAVDEFGVFADAPPVDAPFDSSADTHEVPLPSLAEGAAPAALLASRLSASARETLRFAIALGGEVPHQAHLPALVGDTHADAALGELVGCALVTPVGARYRLAAGVQTQLEAAGYADDVEARARSAARHYAWWAGHPSVTPERVSAEADAVLAALTVLGPLTEPPTEEAEESVAVRLARQAAPAFAAGLHWNAWERALRTGAEASRLAGEAADQAYFHHELGILALCLGQLDRARAELEASIGLRGALADKHGTVAGRRALALVADRSGATPPGGRTAAGEEVPDARHEESASPPGGVPSGYMPTGFGAVGAVGAVGASATTGPEATLVTHRPGGGSPAHKAGGLKGLVGGARRNLAAAGAGALLAAVLGTVVTLGATSDNNTRTPSEKVGVNPSASEGFDDSGLGAEERPKREGDANDPGTLPEPTDPGPDGTYGTADDPTPTNTPGPSDDNDPSPSDSSGSSDGGTTGGSTGGSSGGTTGGGTTGGTTGGTTGGGSPGGTTDGGTTDGGTTDGGTDGGTTDGGTTDGGTTDGGTTDGGTDGGTTDGGTTDGGTTDGGTTGGGTTDGTTSGTTSGTTTSGTLSPSGSMSASAPESSSSETPADNSVM, from the coding sequence ATGGACCCGAACAACCGGGGACCCGAAGACCACGTCCACGACGACGGACAGGCGCAGAGCAAGCGTCCACCACGTGATTCGCTGACGCAGGACTTCGACCGGCACACTCCGGCACTCGCCCGCACCGTCCAGCTCGTCTCGGGCGACTTCCTGCTCACCGTCAACCCCGTCGACGGCAGCGAGATAGAGAACTGCCCACCGGGCGAACTGCCCGGCCGGCCCCAGAAGCACGCGCCCGCCGAGCGCGCCGAGATCGACCGCGCCGCCCGGCCGCCCGTGCCCCCGGGGCCCACGCTGCCCCGGCTGCCTCTGCTCCAGCGCGACGACGAGAGAGAACGGCTCGTACGGCTCCTCGCCCGCGGCCGCTCCGTCCGCCTCACCGGCGCCCCCGGCTCGGGCCGCACCATGCTCCTCGACGCCGTCGCCGAGGACTGCGCGGACCTCGCGCCAGACGGCGTCGTACGGCTGAGCGGTTACCGGCGTACGGTGGCCGACCTGCTGTACGACCTGTTCACAGCTGTGTACAGCACGCCCCTGTTCCGGCCCGGACAGCAGCAGATCCTCGACGTCGTACGGGACATCGGCGCGGTCGTCGTCCTGGACGACCTGGAGTTCGGCGGGGCCGCGCTCGACGAACTGCTCGACGCGACCCCGGAGTGCGCCTTCCTGATCGGCGCCACCCCCGACGTACCCCTGCCGTCCGACGACGCGCCCCTCGAAGAGATCGTGCTCGGCGGGTTCGACCGGGCGGGCAGCCTGGCAGTGCTGGAGCGTGCCGTGGGGCGGGCGCTCACCGAGGAGGAGGTGAACTGGGCGGGCGACCTGCTGTTCGAGTCCGAGGGGCTGCCGCTGCGGTTCACCCAGGCCGGGGCGCTGCTCAGGCAGCGGGACCGGCTGCGGGCGGGCGCGGACGCCGTCGACGAGTTCGGCGTCTTCGCGGACGCACCGCCGGTCGACGCGCCCTTCGACTCCTCGGCGGACACACACGAGGTACCTCTGCCGTCGCTCGCCGAGGGAGCCGCGCCCGCCGCGCTGCTCGCGTCCCGGCTGAGCGCCTCGGCACGCGAGACCCTGAGATTCGCGATCGCACTCGGCGGCGAGGTCCCGCACCAGGCCCATCTGCCCGCCCTGGTCGGCGACACCCACGCGGACGCCGCCCTCGGCGAGCTCGTCGGCTGCGCCCTCGTCACGCCGGTCGGCGCGCGCTACCGGCTCGCGGCCGGCGTACAGACCCAGCTGGAGGCCGCCGGGTACGCCGACGACGTCGAGGCCCGCGCGCGCAGCGCCGCCCGGCACTACGCCTGGTGGGCCGGGCATCCTTCGGTCACACCCGAGCGGGTCTCGGCCGAGGCGGACGCCGTGCTCGCCGCGCTCACCGTCCTCGGGCCGCTCACCGAGCCGCCCACCGAGGAGGCGGAGGAGAGCGTCGCGGTGCGGCTGGCCCGGCAGGCAGCGCCCGCGTTCGCCGCGGGGCTGCACTGGAACGCCTGGGAACGGGCCCTGCGGACCGGCGCCGAGGCGTCCCGGCTCGCCGGGGAGGCCGCCGACCAGGCCTACTTCCACCACGAGCTGGGCATACTGGCGCTCTGCCTTGGGCAACTGGACCGGGCCCGCGCCGAGCTGGAGGCCTCCATCGGGCTGCGCGGCGCCCTCGCCGACAAGCACGGCACGGTCGCCGGCCGCAGGGCCCTCGCCCTGGTCGCCGACCGCTCCGGGGCGACCCCGCCCGGCGGTCGTACGGCGGCGGGGGAGGAGGTACCGGACGCACGGCACGAGGAGTCGGCCTCACCGCCCGGCGGGGTGCCCTCCGGGTACATGCCGACGGGCTTCGGCGCGGTGGGCGCGGTGGGTGCGGTGGGCGCTTCCGCGACGACCGGTCCCGAGGCGACGCTGGTCACCCATCGTCCCGGCGGTGGCTCGCCCGCGCACAAGGCCGGCGGCCTCAAGGGCCTGGTCGGCGGCGCCCGGCGCAACCTCGCGGCGGCGGGGGCGGGCGCGCTGCTCGCCGCCGTCCTGGGCACCGTCGTAACCCTTGGCGCGACCTCGGACAACAACACGCGGACCCCGTCCGAGAAGGTGGGCGTCAACCCCTCCGCCAGCGAGGGCTTCGACGACAGCGGCCTCGGCGCGGAGGAGCGCCCCAAGCGGGAAGGGGACGCCAACGACCCCGGCACACTCCCGGAACCGACCGACCCGGGCCCCGACGGGACCTACGGCACCGCGGACGACCCGACGCCGACGAACACGCCGGGACCGTCGGACGACAACGATCCGTCGCCCTCGGACTCGTCCGGTTCGTCGGACGGCGGAACCACCGGCGGCTCTACGGGCGGTTCCTCGGGCGGAACGACCGGTGGCGGGACGACGGGCGGCACGACCGGCGGCACGACCGGCGGCGGTTCCCCGGGCGGAACGACCGATGGCGGGACGACGGACGGTGGTACGACCGACGGCGGGACCGATGGCGGGACCACGGACGGCGGGACGACCGATGGGGGCACGACGGACGGTGGTACGACCGACGGCGGGACCGATGGCGGGACCACGGACGGCGGGACGACCGACGGCGGGACCACGGACGGCGGCACGACCGGCGGCGGCACCACGGACGGAACGACGAGCGGAACGACGAGCGGCACGACGACGAGCGGCACCTTGTCGCCGTCCGGAAGCATGTCGGCGAGCGCCCCGGAGAGCAGCAGCAGCGAAACCCCTGCCGACAACTCGGTGATGTGA
- a CDS encoding 3-hydroxyacyl-CoA dehydrogenase family protein, giving the protein MARKLAVIGAGLMGSGIAQVSAQAGWDVVLRDVTDEALDRGIGGIQASYDKFVGKGKLAAEDAEAALARINATTDLDAVADADIVVEAVFEKLEVKHEIFRALDKLVRDDAVLASNTSAIPITKIAAVTERPERVVGTHFFSPVPMMQLCELVRGYKTSDETLATAREFAESVGKTCIVVNRDVAGFVTTRLISALVVEAAKLYESGVATAEDIDLACKLGFGHAMGPLATADLTGVDILLHATSNIYTESQDEKFAPPELMRRMVDAGDIGRKSGQGFYKH; this is encoded by the coding sequence GTGGCACGGAAGCTCGCCGTCATCGGAGCCGGGCTCATGGGGTCCGGTATCGCTCAGGTGTCCGCGCAGGCGGGCTGGGACGTCGTCCTGCGCGATGTCACCGACGAGGCGCTCGACCGTGGCATCGGCGGCATCCAGGCGTCGTACGACAAGTTCGTCGGCAAGGGCAAGCTGGCGGCCGAGGACGCCGAGGCGGCGCTGGCGCGGATCAACGCCACGACCGACCTCGACGCGGTGGCCGACGCGGACATCGTCGTCGAGGCCGTGTTCGAGAAGCTTGAGGTCAAGCACGAGATCTTCCGGGCGCTCGACAAGCTCGTACGGGACGATGCCGTGCTCGCGTCCAACACCTCCGCCATTCCGATCACCAAGATCGCGGCGGTCACGGAACGGCCGGAGCGGGTCGTCGGTACGCACTTCTTCTCGCCGGTGCCGATGATGCAGCTGTGTGAACTGGTCCGCGGCTACAAGACGAGCGACGAGACCCTCGCCACCGCACGGGAGTTCGCCGAGTCGGTCGGCAAGACCTGCATCGTCGTCAACCGTGACGTCGCGGGGTTTGTGACGACCCGTCTCATCTCCGCGCTGGTCGTCGAGGCGGCCAAGCTGTACGAGTCGGGTGTCGCCACCGCCGAGGACATCGACCTCGCCTGCAAGCTGGGCTTCGGCCACGCGATGGGACCGCTGGCCACGGCCGACCTGACGGGCGTCGACATCCTGCTGCACGCCACGAGCAACATCTACACCGAGTCCCAGGACGAGAAGTTCGCCCCACCGGAGCTGATGCGCCGGATGGTTGACGCCGGTGACATCGGACGCAAGAGCGGGCAGGGCTTCTACAAGCACTGA
- a CDS encoding Pycsar system effector family protein, whose protein sequence is MTTTATQNLTAAHAEVKAEIARTDAKTALLLAFVGAVVAGAWTVARDLPLNIPAYVAGGSGLALLIGAAGLLRSVRPNIKGRHGFPLWATLTAQQITDIAASRNLAADIAGLSRVAVTKFTCLRRAVDLTCAGGALLIVAALLAAGGAA, encoded by the coding sequence ATGACCACCACCGCTACGCAGAACCTGACGGCCGCGCACGCTGAGGTGAAGGCCGAGATTGCGCGGACCGACGCCAAGACGGCGCTGTTGCTGGCGTTCGTCGGCGCGGTGGTCGCCGGCGCCTGGACGGTCGCCCGTGACCTGCCGCTGAACATTCCCGCGTACGTGGCGGGCGGGTCAGGGCTGGCGCTGCTGATCGGGGCGGCGGGGCTGCTGCGGTCGGTGCGCCCCAACATCAAGGGGCGGCACGGTTTCCCGCTGTGGGCCACGCTCACCGCCCAGCAGATCACCGACATCGCCGCGTCCCGGAACCTCGCCGCTGACATCGCGGGTCTGTCCCGGGTTGCGGTCACCAAGTTCACCTGCTTGCGCCGCGCGGTCGACCTGACCTGCGCCGGCGGGGCCCTGCTCATCGTCGCGGCCCTGCTCGCTGCCGGGGGTGCGGCATGA
- a CDS encoding cob(I)yrinic acid a,c-diamide adenosyltransferase, whose protein sequence is MVNLTRIYTRTGDQGTTNLGDMSRVPKTDLRISAYADANEANAVIGTAIALGGLEQEVVKVLTRVQNDLFDVGADLSTPVVENPEFPPLRVEQFYIDKLEADCDRFNERLEKLRSFILPGGTPGAALLHQACTVVRRAERSTWAALEVHGDVMNPLTATYLNRLSDLLFILARTANKDVGDVLWVPGGER, encoded by the coding sequence ATGGTCAATCTCACGCGCATCTACACCAGGACCGGCGACCAGGGCACCACGAACCTCGGGGACATGAGCCGGGTGCCCAAGACCGATCTGCGGATCTCGGCGTACGCGGACGCCAACGAGGCGAACGCGGTGATCGGGACGGCGATCGCGCTGGGCGGGCTGGAGCAGGAGGTCGTGAAGGTCCTCACCCGCGTGCAGAACGACCTCTTCGACGTCGGCGCCGATCTGTCCACGCCGGTCGTCGAGAACCCCGAGTTCCCGCCTCTCCGCGTCGAGCAGTTCTACATCGACAAGCTGGAGGCGGACTGCGACCGCTTCAACGAGCGGTTGGAGAAGCTGCGCTCCTTCATCCTCCCGGGCGGTACCCCGGGGGCCGCCCTCCTCCACCAGGCCTGCACGGTCGTACGCCGGGCGGAACGGTCGACGTGGGCGGCGCTGGAGGTCCACGGCGACGTCATGAACCCGCTGACGGCGACCTACCTCAACCGCCTGTCCGACCTCCTGTTCATCCTGGCGAGGACGGCGAACAAGGACGTCGGGGACGTGCTGTGGGTGCCGGGCGGGGAGCGCTAG
- a CDS encoding phosphoadenosine phosphosulfate reductase codes for MTTPATNVVKSFSFGGGVQSMAALVLAARGDLDYRTFLMANVGDDSEHPGTLAYLHKYAIPYAEAHGLELVVLDRVMKRSGEVRTLYQDLTREGSRSLKIPVRMSNGAPGTRSCTAQFKIKVVGDELKRRGATKDAPATVGIGISLDEIGRANNRRCEPHERIEYPLLERGIRRIDCARIIRSAGLPVPPKSSCWFCPFHRPETWHDMRRDEPELFERACQLEELLNRRRDELGKDHVWLTRFNRPLRAAIPDGVDTLPFDEWDSGCDSGWCMT; via the coding sequence ATGACCACACCCGCTACGAACGTGGTGAAGTCGTTCAGCTTTGGCGGGGGCGTGCAGTCCATGGCCGCTCTGGTTCTGGCGGCGCGGGGTGATTTGGACTACCGCACGTTCCTGATGGCGAACGTCGGGGACGACTCTGAGCACCCCGGAACGCTCGCCTACCTGCACAAGTACGCCATCCCCTACGCCGAAGCGCACGGCCTTGAGCTGGTCGTGTTGGACCGGGTGATGAAGCGCTCGGGTGAGGTCCGCACGCTGTATCAGGACCTGACCCGTGAGGGGTCGCGGTCGTTGAAGATCCCGGTGCGGATGTCGAACGGGGCCCCCGGCACGCGTTCGTGCACGGCTCAGTTCAAGATCAAGGTGGTCGGGGACGAACTCAAGCGCCGTGGCGCCACGAAGGACGCACCCGCGACGGTCGGGATAGGCATCAGCCTGGATGAGATCGGCCGCGCGAACAACCGGCGCTGCGAGCCGCACGAGCGCATCGAATACCCGCTGCTGGAACGCGGTATCCGCCGTATCGACTGCGCCCGGATCATCCGCAGCGCGGGTCTGCCGGTGCCGCCGAAGTCGTCGTGCTGGTTCTGCCCGTTCCACCGGCCGGAGACCTGGCACGACATGCGCCGCGACGAGCCCGAGCTGTTCGAGCGGGCGTGCCAGCTCGAAGAACTCCTCAACCGCCGCCGTGACGAACTCGGCAAAGACCACGTGTGGCTGACCCGGTTCAACCGGCCGCTCCGTGCCGCGATCCCGGACGGCGTGGACACCCTCCCGTTCGACGAGTGGGACTCCGGCTGCGACTCCGGCTGGTGCATGACCTGA
- a CDS encoding conjugal transfer protein yields MSGRRELTKPQIAVLAAAFVPMLATGVAGGYGTYSNISHAYGKGTALGAVAAGEGATAVLALVLLGLTMLGQSSPRVVRIGLWVLPAAASVMAAMAAPDLGRTVIFALTPLGMSVSAEGMAFLARRIVVHTDGRDAENERRTADLVQALAYHHARAANHPSDLVKRWSERKSWRLVRKVGVGDVALGSRLLDVQRDRVTAGADAALASMLDTTTAPDPTPVTNAEESTKTAMKRSMAELRESTPGPVVTLTRLLVPNPVAVDLGKSIPPLKPMPAIPAPIEPAAPAPVQRTVPAESTRPRRATGRLPESARSPRPKRTPDELLAEARSATAGLPDAKVTAEGIRRAIRTSPTNARKLRDTLLAERARMAGVTE; encoded by the coding sequence ATGAGTGGGCGCAGGGAGCTGACGAAGCCGCAGATCGCCGTTCTGGCCGCCGCGTTCGTGCCGATGCTCGCCACCGGTGTGGCGGGCGGGTACGGGACGTACAGCAACATCAGCCACGCCTACGGCAAGGGCACCGCCCTCGGTGCGGTCGCGGCCGGTGAAGGCGCAACAGCCGTTCTCGCCCTCGTCCTGCTGGGGCTCACCATGCTCGGTCAGTCCTCCCCGCGCGTGGTCCGCATCGGCTTGTGGGTGCTGCCGGCCGCCGCGTCCGTGATGGCCGCGATGGCCGCGCCGGACCTGGGCCGTACGGTCATCTTCGCGCTCACGCCGCTGGGCATGTCGGTGTCGGCGGAAGGCATGGCGTTCCTCGCCCGACGGATCGTCGTTCACACCGACGGCCGTGACGCGGAGAACGAGCGGCGTACCGCCGATCTGGTGCAGGCGCTCGCCTATCACCACGCCCGCGCCGCCAACCATCCCAGCGACCTGGTCAAGCGGTGGTCGGAGCGCAAGTCGTGGCGTCTGGTCCGCAAGGTCGGTGTCGGCGATGTGGCGCTCGGATCGAGGCTGCTGGACGTGCAGCGCGATCGGGTCACCGCCGGCGCGGACGCCGCCCTCGCCTCGATGCTCGACACCACCACCGCCCCCGATCCCACCCCGGTCACGAATGCGGAGGAATCAACTAAGACCGCAATGAAACGGTCTATGGCTGAGCTGCGGGAATCGACCCCCGGCCCGGTGGTGACGCTGACTCGACTGTTGGTGCCCAATCCGGTCGCGGTCGACCTGGGCAAGTCGATCCCTCCGCTCAAGCCGATGCCTGCCATCCCTGCCCCGATCGAACCTGCGGCCCCGGCCCCGGTTCAGCGGACGGTTCCGGCGGAATCGACCCGGCCGCGCCGGGCGACCGGGAGGCTTCCCGAGTCGGCCCGATCACCCCGACCCAAGCGCACCCCGGATGAACTGCTCGCCGAGGCACGATCGGCCACGGCCGGACTGCCGGATGCGAAGGTGACCGCCGAGGGCATCCGCCGCGCGATCCGCACCTCGCCGACGAACGCCCGCAAGCTGCGGGACACCCTGCTCGCCGAGCGGGCCCGCATGGCGGGGGTGACGGAATGA
- the nucS gene encoding endonuclease NucS, which yields MRLVIARCSVDYAGRLTAHLPSAPRLILVKADGSVSIHADDRAYKPLNWMSPPCTLKEGTGDEEGVWTVINKAGEKLIITMEEVLHDSSHELGVDPGLIKDGVEAHLQELLADRIETLGEGYTLIRREYMTAIGPVDILCRDAEGATVAVEIKRRGEIDGVEQLTRYLELLNRDPHLAPVRGIFAAQEIKPQARVLATDRGIGCQVLDYDALRGIEDDKLRLF from the coding sequence ATGCGTCTCGTCATTGCCCGCTGCTCCGTGGACTACGCGGGCCGGCTCACCGCCCACCTCCCCTCAGCCCCCCGCCTGATCCTGGTGAAGGCGGACGGCAGCGTCTCCATCCACGCGGACGACCGGGCCTACAAGCCCCTCAACTGGATGTCGCCGCCCTGCACGCTGAAGGAGGGCACAGGCGACGAAGAGGGTGTCTGGACCGTCATCAACAAGGCGGGCGAGAAGCTCATCATCACCATGGAGGAAGTCCTCCATGACTCCTCGCACGAGCTGGGCGTGGACCCCGGGCTGATCAAGGACGGCGTCGAGGCGCACCTCCAGGAACTGCTCGCCGACCGCATCGAGACCCTCGGCGAGGGCTACACGCTCATCCGCCGCGAGTACATGACGGCCATCGGCCCGGTGGACATCCTGTGCCGGGACGCGGAGGGGGCGACCGTCGCGGTCGAGATCAAGCGGCGCGGCGAGATCGACGGTGTCGAGCAACTCACGCGCTATCTGGAGCTGTTGAACCGCGACCCGCATCTCGCGCCGGTCCGCGGCATCTTCGCCGCCCAGGAGATCAAGCCTCAGGCCCGCGTCCTCGCCACCGACCGCGGCATCGGCTGCCAGGTCCTGGACTACGACGCCCTGCGCGGCATCGAGGACGACAAACTGCGGCTGTTCTGA